A genomic segment from Montipora foliosa isolate CH-2021 chromosome 9, ASM3666993v2, whole genome shotgun sequence encodes:
- the LOC137970579 gene encoding zinc finger MYM-type protein 1-like, whose amino-acid sequence MSLSKSRKRSYRYRVKCEECEKEFESDYVEAHSRIVHSGRNVRCLPVVESSQLKLSGFFSKSSAAVESPGQTQEASFVGYSPESEKRTISSTDETVAMRDLESIDQDSLTPDASIRDFQKPSEPSTPIDKGIQSDLRGIAELEQESSTSPTLTTTVSKQPVLPEYSSTKFSSESFTRRFQPDWYKKYPWLSYDVEKDVCVCFSCIEFGKDASFVFKNWKKPSKLTKHSQSENHVSCITKWLQFKAMERKNSSVLQQLSSAHQEQVTINRKYLQVIIECLIFAAMQNIAVRGHEESRKDIWEVSDINRGNFLELLHLRCKDLPWLQSKLQAQLQLHAQWTSPSIQNELLAIVSDLVLERITTEVRKSGYFGIIMDETSDISRTEEVSLCLRYVINGETKETFVGLFATASTEGEVLYELAKTAINKLDLRLENIIAECFDGAANMSGIRKVLATRMKECSPLGIYVHCYGHLLNLALQDTMTEN is encoded by the coding sequence ATGTCTTTGTCGAAGTCTCGTAAAAGATCATATCGATACCGTGTGAAATGTGAAGAATGCGAAAAAGAATTCGAGTCCGACTATGTAGAAGCTCATTCCCGAATTGTTCACAGCGGCCGAAATGTGAGATGTCTGCCAGTGGTAGAATCGTCACAGCTGAAATTAAGTGGTTTCTTCTCTAAAAGCAGTGCAGCAGTCGAATCTCCAGGTCAGACACAGGAGGCATCGTTTGTTGGATATAGTCCAGAGAGTGAAAAACGTACAATTTCATCAACAGACGAAACTGTTGCAATGCGAGATCTTGAATCAATCGACCAAGATTCACTTACACCTGATGCCTCAATAAGAGACTTCCAGAAACCTAGTGAGCCCAGTACCCCGATAGATAAAGGCATTCAATCAGATCTCAGAGGGATTGCTGAACTAGAGCAAGAGTCCTCTACATCACCTACGTTGACAACAACGGTCTCGAAACAGCCTGTTTTACCCGAATATTCGAGCACCAAGTTCAGCAGTGAGTCTTTCACTAGACGATTCCAGCCTGACTGGTATAAAAAGTATCCATGGCTTAGTTACGATGTCGAAAAAGACGTGTGTGTATGTTTTTCCTGTATAGAGTTTGGAAAGgatgcatcttttgttttcaagaattggaagaagccatcaaagttaacaaaacacaGCCAAAGTGAGAATCATGTAAGTTGCATTACTAAGTGGCTGCAGTtcaaagcaatggaaagaaagaatAGCAGTGTTCTGCAGCAACTAAGCAGTGCACATCAAGAGCAGGTCACAATTAACAGGAAATATTTACAAGTGATAATCGAGTGCTTGATTTTCGCTGCTATGCAAAATATTGCTGTTAGAGGACATGAAGAAAGTCGAAAGGATATCTGGGAAGTGTCAGATATAAACAGAGGGAACTTCCTCGAATTACTCCATTTACGATGCAAAGACTTGCCATGGCTGCAGTCAAAACTCCAGGCACAGCTCCAGTTGCATGCTCAGTGGACATCACCCAGTATCCAAAATGAGCTACTTGCAATAGTGTCAGACCTTGTGCTTGAGAGAATCACGACAGAAGTAAGGAAGAGTGGTTACTTTGGAATCATCATGGATGAAACTTCAGACATCAGTAGAACCGAAGAGGTATCCTTGTGCCTCAGGTACGTTATCAATGGtgagacaaaagaaactttcgttGGTTTATTTGCCACTGCTTCTACGGAGGGGGAAGTTCTGTACGAGCTCgcaaaaacagccataaatAAGCTGGATTTAAGGTTGGAAAACATTATTGCCGAATGCTTTGATGGCGCTGCGAACATGAGTGGTATTCGCAAGGTCCTTGCTACGCGTATGAAGGAATGTTCACCTCTCGGAATATATGTACATTGTTATGGTCATCTTTTAAATTTGGCTCTTCAGGACACCATGACTGAAAATTAA
- the LOC137970587 gene encoding zinc finger MYM-type protein 1-like, producing MQNIAVRGHEESRKDIWEVSDINRGNFLELLHLRCKDLPWLQSKLQAQLQLHAQWTSPSIQNELLAIVSDLVLERITTEVRKSGYFGIIMDETSDISRTEEVSLCLRYVINGETKETFVGLFATASTEGEVLYELAKTAINKLDLRLENIIAECFDGAANMSGIRKGLATRMKECSPLGIYVHCYGHLLNLALQDTMTEN from the coding sequence ATGCAAAATATTGCTGTTAGAGGACATGAAGAAAGTCGAAAGGATATCTGGGAAGTGTCAGATATAAACAGAGGGAACTTCCTCGAATTACTCCATTTACGATGCAAAGACTTGCCATGGCTGCAGTCAAAACTCCAGGCACAGCTCCAGTTGCATGCTCAGTGGACATCACCCAGTATCCAAAATGAGCTACTTGCAATAGTGTCAGACCTTGTGCTTGAGAGAATCACGACAGAAGTAAGGAAGAGTGGTTACTTTGGAATCATCATGGATGAAACTTCAGACATCAGTAGAACCGAAGAGGTATCCTTGTGCCTCAGGTACGTTATCAATGGtgagacaaaagaaactttcgttGGTTTATTTGCCACTGCTTCTACGGAGGGGGAAGTTCTGTACGAGCTCgcaaaaacagccataaatAAGCTGGATTTAAGGTTGGAAAACATTATTGCCGAATGCTTTGATGGCGCTGCGAACATGAGTGGTATTCGCAAGGGCCTTGCTACGCGTATGAAGGAATGTTCACCTCTCGGAATATATGTACATTGTTATGGTCATCTTTTAAATTTGGCTCTTCAGGACACCATGACTGAAAATTAA
- the LOC137970588 gene encoding zinc finger MYM-type protein 5-like, with protein sequence MSLSKSRKRSYRYRVKCEECEKEFESDYVEAHSRIVHSGRNVRCLPVVESSQLKLSGFFSKSSAAVESPGQTQEASFVGYSPESEKRTISSTDETVAMRDLESIDQDSLTPDASIRDFQKPSEPSTPIDKGIQSDLRGIAELEQESSTSPTLTTMVSKQPVLPEYSGTKFSSESFTRRFQPDWYKKYPWLSYDVEKDVCVCFSCIEFGKDASFVFKNWKKPSKLTKHSQSENHVSCMTKWLQFKAMERKNSSILQQLSSAHQEQVTINRNIYK encoded by the coding sequence ATGTCTTTGTCGAAGTCTCGTAAAAGATCATATCGATACCGTGTGAAATGTGAAGAATGCGAAAAAGAATTCGAGTCCGACTATGTAGAAGCTCATTCCCGAATTGTTCACAGCGGCCGAAATGTGAGATGTCTGCCAGTGGTAGAATCGTCACAGCTGAAATTAAGTGGTTTCTTCTCTAAAAGCAGTGCAGCAGTCGAATCTCCAGGTCAGACACAGGAGGCATCGTTTGTTGGATATAGTCCAGAGAGTGAAAAACGTACAATTTCATCAACAGACGAAACTGTTGCAATGCGAGATCTTGAATCAATCGACCAAGATTCACTTACACCTGATGCCTCAATAAGAGACTTCCAGAAACCTAGTGAGCCCAGTACCCCGATAGATAAAGGCATTCAATCAGATCTCAGAGGGATTGCTGAACTAGAGCAAGAGTCCTCTACATCACCTACGTTGACAACAATGGTCTCGAAACAGCCTGTTTTACCCGAATATTCGGGCACCAAGTTCAGCAGTGAGTCTTTCACTAGACGATTCCAGCCTGACTGGTATAAAAAGTATCCATGGCTTAGTTACGATGTCGAAAAAGACGTGTGTGTATGTTTTTCCTGTATAGAGTTTGGAAAGgatgcatcttttgttttcaagaattggaagaagccatcaaagttaacaaaacacaGCCAAAGTGAGAATCATGTAAGTTGCATGACTAAGTGGCTGCAGTtcaaagcaatggaaagaaagaatAGCAGTATTCTGCAGCAACTAAGCAGTGCACATCAAGAGCAGGTCACAATTAACAGGAATATTTACAAGTGA